TACACCAACAGGACTTGAGCTTTTTATGAAATTCCCTGCTGAACTGGGAACGTCTATCTCCACAATATCTGAAGAAGATCCGTTTGCATACATTCCATCCTTTAACATCGAGGATGCAGAAGATGATGGCACAGAGACTGAAAGATCCGGGGCATGTGGAGGTCCATAGGCCTCTGTTTTTACAACTGGATGGTTTCCAAACAAGTTCTTCTCCATACCactctgaaaaataaaaacacattaATCAATACTCTAATGAACTCAAGTCAAGGACTGGGAAAAAGTAACCACTTTATTAGACACTTCCAGTTTCCATGATCAGCATATCCTCACTTTGGCCTAATATGTTTATGAATTAATTCCCAATGAGGTACTCTTGTCAAACTTACACTACTGCTAGATCTTTAACAGGGAATGAATAGTAACATACAGGACGCCAAAATGGCTAATGAAACCTAATCTCGCCAGCCCTCCATGTCTTGAATCGCCCATATACAAAGATGGACCATCATAAGTGGTCCACCAATCACCAGATGAACATGGAACAGAAATAGTATCTCAGAATATAGTAATACTTTTAGGAATCATTAAATCCTCTAAATGATTGTTCTGATGTATCATGAAACTTCTTTGAAATGGAAGAATCAAATAATTCTCTGTGGTGGAACAAAATATCTCCGATTTCCCCTCgaaaaaattcttctttttggttttcaaagGAATGTTCTTATGTTGCCTTGAACGATGCACTAATCCTTTGAATCCGGTACCAATGGGTATCATCCCTCCTATAACAACATTCTCTTTTAGGCCTTTCAACCAATCGATACGGCCCCAGAGAGCAGTTTTGGCTAAAACTCGAGCAGTTTCTTATGACACACTGACATCTGCTGTCACCTATGGGACTAAAGACAATAATACGTATCATGAAATAAAGGAGAAGGCGAAGTGAATCGAGCAAACATATTACTCCAAATACCATGATGTGGAAAGGGATCTTATCGAGTAAAGATAAATTACCTATTATTAAATCATCTGTGTGTTAGGTTAACAAGTCCAAAATGTGAGACAAGGAATCTTGAAGAAAGCAAATATGCATCTCAGGAAACTCAGAACTGAGGTCCTCGAAACTTTAGTCTAAGCTGTCTCATATTTGATTAAAACAGGGACAAGGTAAATGAAAAAGACCCTCCCTAAATAGAAGCATGGAGATGATTAGGACCACTGGaccagtgaaaaaaaaaaatcattcaatttggCTTTTTAACCCCATTCTGTAGGGTGGACCCTCAGTCAGAAATGACAGATGCACATTTGTAACCATGTCCAATTAATCTTTGATTTTTAATGGACATCAACTAAAATTACAGCACATAGAATTTGAGAAACTAAAAAGGTAGGACACAGAAAGAACACTAAAGCGTTTACCGTGAAGTGGTGCTTGGAGAGGTGTCAATTCAGTCTGGGCACAGTGAATAAAACACACAATTTCTAAGAGGAAGGCAAGTGCAGTCCATTTAACCAACCATCTGAAGATGGTTTAAGCAGGTTGTGGACAACATTTGTCACCAAATATAAACTAAAACTGCATTTGTAAAAGATTAGAGATAAGCAGGAAGAGTTCACCTGCGCAATAGCTTCCTTCAGCTGCGAATGAAAACGTGATCCTGAATCTTTAAAACTCTTGGGAGGCCATATCTGGAAGAGATGGAAGTGAAAAAAATGAGCCACACTTCACAGCGCACTGGAAGAATACCTTATTCAAAGTGTACAAATTCATGTTCTTGATAGGATATGTGTTTCACTGCTCATGCACATATAATTACATTCATACTTAATGCTTGAGTAATAGAGTGGCACAGAGTAGCATATTTCCCGGAAAGTGGATGTTTCTCTTGATGGGAGTAAAAAGCACATTAGAGAACACACCATCTAAAATAACACAGCAAATGCCTAATGATCGAAACAATCAGAGCACGCATCAAAAAGTAAAACCTGTAAAAGTATAGAATATCAACACTAGCAATGCGACCAAATGTGGATAACATCTAATTTGATGCACCATGGAGTGACAGTCAACTAGAAAATGGATAACACCTACTAATAGATTACAATATCAACCATGAGAATGTGGTCAtgattaacccaaaaaaaatgtcgcatttttatttctttatcaGCCCTTCACTTCTACAAATCAGGCCTGGACTCATTTGTAGAAGCATGGATATAAGTCATCCTAATCAGCCCAAGACAAAATTATAGACCAATCAGCCATCAAATGGCTTATGAAAACTGAGTGCACTAAGAACAAAGTGACAAAGCTAGGACCGCAAAACTCAGCCTCAAGATAATGTCCTTCCTGAGTCTACCAACGGAACAGTAAACAGAGAGATATGCAGAACAAGGTGAATAATGGGTAAATAGAAGATAGCGTAATCAACAACTCAAGAATTTGGATATGATTTTCATATTGACTGGATGAAACAATGAATGCTTCCAGCATCTAACTGGTCTTACCGGTGTGGAACACGCAGGACATACGTAACCAGCGGGAGCAGTGTGAGGGGGAAAGCTTTTGATATGCGAAACCAAGCAATTTGTGTGTATGACATCTGAAGTACCCAATAAAACATAAAGCTAGTTACTTATCAAGTTGCTAAGAAATAAACCCTCTAGATGACTAATATTCTGCAGGTAAAATTGTAAATGACAACAGTCACGTCAAGTCACATACGCAGGCAACCAAGTCGAGTAGTTTGAGGGCCAGACCCCTCGTCGAGCGCAACTTGACACTGGCAGCATTTAGAAGGCCAATCATACTCGCCATCTATAACCCATTCTGAGTAAGTACGAACCTACAAAGAGAACGGTCATCACAAAATTCTCCGATCATACTAAAGAACAAAggttaaattaaagaaaagaaccaaattCGATGTAGAAACAAGTATATCAACTAGCATCACTTGAAGGACATGATTATCTCTGTGTTTGCCATGCGCCAAGTAAATGAGATACACCTGATGGAAAATCACTGAGACAAGCCCATGTGTAGGAATGACATGGGAGGGCAATGACTAGAACATCTCATACCCGAAATATTCAGGTTTCTATGACATTGGACCTTATACCCCCTTTGTTGCCATGTCACCATGCTTTCAGATATAAGAAGAAAGGGGGAACTATAACAATCTCACATTCAAGAGAAAGAGCAAATATACTAACCATCCAGTCCTTGGAATTTCAGTATTATTCAGGccgttcaaatttttttgtcaaattctCGAAATCCACAACATATCTTATTTTATAAGATTTTATCTATCTTCCAAATTCACTAATCTCCATCCAATTAATAATTGAGATTTAATCACCTGAAAAGATTTTCTAACATGATATCAACCCAACGACACCTAATCcaagattatcaacaataaacacaaaaagaaatcagGTAAATGAAGTGACCAATGTCATTGGGCGCTAATACTTTAACAAGTGAAGGTCTTTCTCAGCCAAAGCATGTTGATTGCGCAGGATGTTGATTTGGGAATTGCATGTGTAAAGCATACAATTATCCCTCCCCTTAGAGATGGAATTCAAATCATTGGTAGAATGACTGTACAACAAGAAAATAACCGTGTGATCATTAGCGACTAATatcaaaagtaaagaaaagccACGCAATTACCACGCATATTTGGTGCTCCGTAAAGCATATGCATTCTCCACACACAGGGACCTTGTGCACGAAGCAGTATAACTTCGTAGCCTGAAATGACGAAAGAAAAAACTACATCAGTCTCCATTAGAATCCCGAAAGCATGGGAGAAGGGCAGTAGCTCGCGCCATCCGCAGAAAAATCAAAAGCGCAAATACGACACTGATTCAGCTCAGGTCCTGGGAGATTCATCTATCCACGCAACAAACACTCCAATGTCGACCGAAACATCTCCATCAATTCACTCCCCTACCAAACGACAGGTTCACTTCGGCATTCTCTCGGGCGACGAGAAGCACCGTCGAATTGCCAATTCGGAAATCCGCCATTAAAATCAATCCGGGACGAGGAATCCAATCGGATCTAATCCTCCGACGGCTccgccccccaaaaaaaccCCGAGGACGAAAACCGCAATCACCCGACGACTCGCGCGCACCGCAATCGCCGAATCCGAAACCGAAGAACGGAGGAGCTACGGGAGAGATCGGGGCGGCGGCGGTACCTTGCGGCATTTGCAGACCACCATCGCGCCGGGGCGGGGAGCAAAATCGGAGACGCGATCAGCTGGAGATCGACGGCGAGAGGGGGCGCGGCGGGATCGACGGCGGCATGGGCGACGGCGGGGATCAGGAGACGAATTGGCGACCGGAGGGGATCCGCTAGGGTTTTTCCCGAGGTTGAAGACGGCGATCGCGATTTCAGAAATGCGGGAGCGGGACGAGCGTGGTGGAACTCGATCTGTTGCGAACTGGGGAGGAGGATATGGAATTTCTTGCCATCTTGCAGATCGGTTTCATTTCTCTccgttgtttttttctttttttctttttttttctccttcaatTAAAATTCTACGAGGAATAATTAGACGGATTATTACACGTCAAGCCAGGCCGAGTCACATGcattcgaaaataaataaataaataaatgaaattacacTTCGATGAGCACCGGCAGCCTTGTGTCGTGGCCAAGGAAACGGTACGATCCAGAGGTTTTCTTAATGAAGAAGGTGATCATTTCATGAAGAACCGGCGAACTTCAAATCTCCTTGAGTTtcttacaaaaacaaaattaaaatcttcttgtgtattctaaaatattttgaaacGAGGCAATATGGTAAAAATATATTCTCATTATAAACACGGAGGCCCGACTAAGAAAATTATACTATCATTCTTAGAGATAATGATGGAATATAAACCATAAGTTCTCCTTGACAAGTAACTTGCAAACAGCGAGCTCATAAAGGTGCAAAGTTGACCATTGGTAAGTAGATTTAGCAAATATTCTATTTAAGAATTCCCTCACaaattatttgggaaaaagGTGAAATAATAACGTTTTTCGATATATTTGATCCCAAAATTATGATCAGGACATGATAAAATTAGTTAGCATAAAAAATGTAAGGAATTGTTACGATTTTTTTTGTTCGGCAAAACGTTGGATATTATTATCGAACATAATTATAcaatgtaaaaggaaaaattgaaatattactTGATAACTTAAAcataaactaaaaaataaaaactgggAGTGGAACCACAACAAGCTACCATCATTGTGGTGGTTAGTTCGATGCTAGCGATCGCTTGTTCATGACAACCACTATGGTGGTTATTGCATCTATTAGGATGATCACTTTAGGTTAAACTATTAGTAAAATCTTACAtcgtttatatatatatttatatatttatatatatttatttatataaggtATATTGTTATAATGCCTTTAAGTGATGTGAGATTGTATTAATACTCTCTTGTGTGTAAGCCCCTCCCGCGCAAGTGTCTAACTCGGTTTGACTCTTGTGAAAGTAAAACACACACAATTCTTATTTGGTGTGAGCCAATTAAAGTGTTGAAGTCTAAACTATTCACCTATGCTCTAATACTATGTCATAATATTTAGCGCAAAAGCTTACGCCTAACAGTGGAAAACTACATGTATGTACAGTGCATTATAACCACGCATTTTGCCAATGTGAAATTACATCAAAACCACGATATAAACATGGAAAATCATATCCGTAGCTAGATATGAATCTTGATCTCGACCTACATTAATGACCACCACAGTAGCCACCGGTTATCAATGACCCCCATTTGCGGTGAGAATATGTCAACGAGACAACCACTATTGCGGTGGACGCCTATCAAGACAACCACCATGACAATGGTCCTCATCCATGGCAACTGATTGGACTTGTGGagaattttaaatataaattttacaaaatacACACGCCTTTAGTTACTTTTACAGTGgaagttaaagaaagaaaaggattatAACAccctaacattttttttttaaaatattaatgtGGTTGACTAGTCACCGTTGAATAGTGATGTGGTGCCGACAAGGAGTCTTACATTGCTCTTTCcacaaatataaaatagaaCAAATGTAGAAGAAACAAACCGATCACTTGACCACTAGAGGTACTCAAgagaatttcaataattttcacTCACTTGAAAATTGGGTTAGATGGGTCGCCAAAAGTATTCTCAAAATATAATTTGCAATTGAGAAAGAAATCATTCTTCTACTTATTGACAcccaaattttatcattttatttaggacttaatcacATATAATATTAAGAATTAGAcaccaaaaaaagagaggaaacaaagagtaaaataaataactttcattaaaatgcatcatGTATGTTTCCTTTAAAATCTATTACGCGTATATATTAGGAGCATTTACATAACTGtcactaattttttaattaaaaaatattattattaaaaaatcgaatattaaaaaaaaaaaggggcggACCGGGCTTGGTCTggtccttctcttttctccacTCCTTTTGTATGTGTTTTCGCTTGGGCCAAGCCCAACTTCATTTACTTTTCTCTAAGCCCAGCCTGCGCGGtagccttcttcctcctcacgcCGGTCACGCCCTGCAAAAAGAGGAGTACAAGTCAGAGAGGAAACGGATGGCGAGCAGCAGATCGCGCAGCGTGATCCCAGGGTCGGAGTCAGGCCGGCAAGGCAACTGGCGGTGGCAAGGGGCCATGCGCGCTTGCTGGCCGAGCATAAAAGCGAGAGGGGGAGAGGCTTTTAAGGGGGGAGTTCggctgttttctttttggggagtcgagagaaaacagagagcaccggagagagctcgagagagtaGAGGGcgagccaaagggagagagtgagactgAAGGACAGCTTCGCCGTCGCCAATCGTCCGCCCGAGAGTCGTCGTCCACCGCAGCGCTCCCCTTCGAACCAGGTAGGTCATTCCCGAGTACGTCTGCCCTGTTTTTGGCGGGGCGTCGGGCTGGAGCTCGTGGTCGACCAGTTCGCACGAGCTTCAGTCTCAGTCGCCGCCCGAAATTCTGTTGTGCTCGTGTTCattccaaacaaagcatatgCGTGCTTTTTGTAATGCTTTATGCaaatatttgtttgtgtttggtgTTATGACCGAGACTTGtcatttttgtttaaactcAAGATAAATGCTGATAAACTTGTCCCCGAGTCAATCCAGAATAGTGTTTGTGTATCGTGTGATGATCTTAGCCTGAACCCAAGCCCCGATCGAATCTATGCTTATCTCTCTAGTTAGTGCGTCTTAGGTGTTCGATAAAATTGAATGGCCGAAGTCCTTGATGTCCAATAATCCAGTTTGATGACTGTTTGCCTTTATTGTTGAACCATGTCTACTGTCACTTTTTTCCGTATATTTTATTGTGATTCCGTGGCATGTCTACCATCTCTTTTAGCTATCGCGGGAAGGACCTCCAGCGGAACTACCTTCCCTCTCCGGCGGGTCCTGTGATTTAAGGCCGTCCTACACGGCACTTCTTCCCATTTTAGTGTACCCTATTTGTCTGGCGAAAACCTGGGATCGAAAATGTTAGTTTCGGCATGGTTATTTCCTTTGGTTGTTGTGGTCCCCGAGGTTGGGTGTTGTTAGCCGGAGTTGGGTGCTGTTGGCCGGAACGATGGTGGAGCCGTGCGGTGTCCGTAAAGGATAGTTTAGTGTCTGGttatgtggttttttttttttttttttttaaaacgaagcaaaaaaagaataagatgaaGTTGCAGAGAAAAAAGGcgtcggggaagaagacgacgcctGAAGAAGAGAACGTGtagagaagaagaccaaaagggaaaacaaataaaagaagaaacaaaagaaaaagaaaagtatagaaaaaatgaaaagtaaaacaaaatacagaaaaataaattaaaagggCTTCGGAAAAGAGGAGTCGCAGAAGCAGATGGTGCAGGGAAAAGGGGTGCaatgagaaaagacaaaataaaaaaattacttaattaatttttatttttaaaaaatgaaaacgtttaaaaagaaaatccaaaagtgTTCGATccgggtttgggttgggtccaCGGACAGGATTGGGTTTACCCGGTCCGAACCCATTTTctcgaatataataatattcaatattcaatattaaaaaaatcaaaaaaaaatcaaaaatttcgaaaaataataaaaattaaaaatatttccgaaaatattttccgaaaattcaacaactttcaaagaatattaaaagaaaattcaaaaaatttaagaaaatattgaaaattcaagtttttttaaaaattaattaaaaacgaaaattaaggaaaatgcaaaattactcagaaattccaaaattcagaaaagtcTAAAAATTTTAGTAGTAATTAGaaagacaccaaaaaaaaaattaaaaatcaaaaaataaaaaaaaagctccAAAATAGCACAAGCATGGGCCCACCTATTTGCGCAAAAAGTTCAGGCCACATCATAAGCaacataaattcaaaaaaaatttcgacaaaaCTTAGGAACATAGAGCATGCGAAAATGGTCCAAAagatcataatttttatttatacctACCATACGATATCCAGCGAGAAATTGCAATCAATAAAGACAGCACCAATGGTCGACTCAACAATATTGGTTAAGGCATTGGGCACATGACCACTCGAATGCAATGGATAATCTAGAATCACCCTTTGGAAAACACCCCTTAATTTtatcaaccaaaaagaaaggaaacatgCATCGAAAAATTAATTACGCAACTTTACCTGTTCCTCGAAAACGGGCTTCCTATGACGAAGGTAGCGATGTAGCCCATGCCGGACCGCCACATGGGCGAGCTTCTCGGTGTCGACGTTGGTGGCCCAGAGCCTGGTCAACGAACTTGGCTACATGCCCGGGTTCCTGAAGTACTGGTCCTTGGCAAAGAGTAGGTTGAGCACTGAGTTGCCAACAACCGCTTCGTGTAGCCTCCCATCGTTTGAATTCTTGGAGTTTCTCGATCAACTTGGTTTTTTCTTGTTCGCCATGGAAGCTCGGAAAGAAGAAggcaaacaagaaaaattgcttttcgatcacgaggaggaggaagcaCTGGCCGTCGAATTGGGAGAGCTCAACATATGCCAGCAGGAAGAAGAAGGCGGCGGCCTCGAGCTCGAGCCAGCCCAAGCCGAGAGCTGGCCGAGCCTCGACGACATCGAGGCGATCCTGCAGTACACGTTCAACAACAAGAGATTGCTAGAGGAAGCCCTCACCCACCACTCGTTCACCAATAAGTCGTTCTGCTACGAGCGACTAGAGTACGTTGGTGACTCAATGCTCAACCTACCGTTTGCCAAGGACTAGTATTTCAGGTACCCAGGCATGTAGCCTGGTTCGCTGACCAGGCTTTGGGCCGCCAACGTCGACATCAAGAAGCTCGCCTGTGTGGCAATCCAGCACGAGCTGCATCGCTACCTCCGTCATAGGAAGACCATTTTCGAGGAGCACTAAAGCTACGTACATATAATCTTTTGATGcatgtttcctttcttttttattgataaaatttAGGGGTGTTTCCCTAGATTGAAGAATTCAAAAGGACAATTATAGATTATTCATTGCATTTGAGTGGTCTGATCAACGTGCCCAAGGCCCTAGCCAATATTGTTGAGTCGACCATTGGTGCTGTCTTTATTGATTGCAATTTCTCGTTGGACACCGTGTGGAaggtataaataaaaattccgATCTTTCGGACCATTTTCACATGCTCTATGTTCCTaagttttgtcaaaaaaaatttcgcTCAATTTATGTTGCTTATGATGTCTAAGTTAGGCCTGGACTTTTTTCCGTGAATAGGTGGGCCCAAGCTTGTGCTATTCTAGAGCtttttctaaaatagattttgtcgttattatttttcttattcaattttAGACTTATACATGATTATTTTGCTTTTTGTACTTATTACTAATCtactattttttaaatttatataaatgagTTAGAAATATCTACATTAGGCCGTGTGGGTGGGGTTAGGATGCCCGTGTTTTCTATGGACGGGCCTGGACGTTTGAGCTTGGGCCTAGTAGGACCAAATAAAGTTAGGCTGAATCGGTCCCAATCAGGCTCGCTTAGGCCCATCCAATCTTTGCTTGTGAAGCCCATGAAAATGTTGAACCAATTTGATGTTGTCTCCATATGTGGTTTGATAGGTATTTCAAAGGTTGTTGGAGCCAATAATTAGTCCTTTGGCCCTCAAACAACATCCGGTTACTGAGCTACATGATCTGTGCTAGAAGAAGAGTTTGAAGTTGAGATTTGGGGATCTGTGGAATGAAAACTCGAGTTTCGTTGTGTTTATGAACAATCAGTTTGTGGGAAAAGCCACATACAAGCCCAAGAAGGACATTGCGCTAAATAGAGCAGCCAAAGATGCTTTAGAAAACACTGGAAGTTTATTTGGCAAGGAAGAGAGTACCTATGAAGATTATCCTGATTTGAAAAAACTAGAAAGAGAACGAATTACAATGATCAAAATAATTGTGGATAAATGTCATTTCATTTCTCATCGCTACCATAAAATAGGTATCAGGAAAATGGCCGAGATTGTCCATATTAACATAAATTACTGTCTCAAATACTGTTTAGCCTGATGAAGTAGGGACGGTGAACTAATTGTTACATGTTGTCTCCTATAAGCAAGCCCCTACTAGTATATAGAAGCTGTTTTCAATTAGTTGAATTACTTTAATATTTGACTAAAACAAGCTATAGACTAGCTTTCATTCCTCGTAATTTATGCCATCACTACtttgatcaaaaaaattaaaaaaaaaaaaggcaaaagagctACGGACTTTATTTATCTCCAAGGAAAAGATGAACA
Above is a window of Eucalyptus grandis isolate ANBG69807.140 chromosome 9, ASM1654582v1, whole genome shotgun sequence DNA encoding:
- the LOC104418664 gene encoding zinc finger protein-like 1 homolog codes for the protein MVVCKCRKATKLYCFVHKVPVCGECICFTEHQICVVRTYSEWVIDGEYDWPSKCCQCQVALDEGSGPQTTRLGCLHVIHTNCLVSHIKSFPPHTAPAGYVCPACSTPIWPPKSFKDSGSRFHSQLKEAIAQSGMEKNLFGNHPVVKTEAYGPPHAPDLSVSVPSSSASSMLKDGMYANGSSSDIVEIDVPSSAGNFIKSSSPVGPGATTRKGALLVDRQNSDMSYFADDEDGNKKKYSRRGPFRHKFLRLLLPFWSSALPTLPVTAPPRKESSHADDAPEGRTRHQRQSRMDPRKMLLVIAIMACLATMGILYYRIAQRSFVDDLHHDEQQ